In Erigeron canadensis isolate Cc75 chromosome 8, C_canadensis_v1, whole genome shotgun sequence, the DNA window aaaataaggaaactatatatatatatatatataaagatatatttacTTGGTGATGGTCATTGAAAAACATCGCAACAATGTGCAGTTTCGGGATAACAATGTAACAAATGATGACCTATTTTATATTGcatatgttttgtttatttggaTTAGCACACGTCgtaacacttttttttcttggaCCGTGTAGCAAATTAACCTGAGTCATTTgatgtaatttttttcttaatctgGTGCCTTGCCAGAATATTTAGTAACAAATTCAACGTTTcaacaaaatttatttaaattgataCCCTTGTCATTTTAACATATCTATCTTATACTTGTCAAAATATTAGTTTATCACATATTAAATCTAtagtaaatttataaatatttatggcgtattacgcgggaaaataatctagttattcTTTATAGGGTTGTTAAAAATAAagcttaaattatataatgtatatatttttatatatggtaaaaaatattgttttgttattattatcattttaggATCAATTACTTATTACTTATTTTAttctaatatatatctttttaaatactAGCCTAAAAATCATTCTAAAATCATAATTGACATGagattattgttatatttttttcttaatcttatcttttaattatttatatgttatcatcaaatgattaaaaaaaaattagactattactttaaaaataggatataagttaaaaaaatatgtaaaaaccAAGTAACTGAGTAAATAAACAAGGATAGCAACAACTTAACGTGTGATCAATCCTTTCATACAACGTGTCAGTGGTCCAATCATAGTACTGACTTGCTCACTATTTTCACTTTAACCCCTTTTCATGTTCACTCTACTCCACTTAACACCCTTCATTTCCACTcccttctatatatatagttatatacacaCCTACAATAGCATACATCTCACGGCACGTATCCATATCATCTCACCTTCAATCCAACCTCTACGTCAACAATTTTTGACCCAAAAAACATACCAAATTTCCTATAAATTGGAACCTTCTGgttcatttatttaaaactagtattttattttttcttgaatgATCTATGGGTTTTCCAGTAGGATATACCGAGTTATTTCTACCAAAACTTTTGATACATGTATTGACATTACTCGGATTAATTCGGAAAATAATTTCGGGAGTGTTTCGGCTACTGGGTCTAGGCGAATTTTTAGAGCCCGATTTCTCAACCGACCCGACCGAAACAGAGTCATACAATCAGTTCCAATCTGTGTCGGCTATGCTCCTCCGGGAACTACTTACGGTGGTGAAATATTCTGAGCTGGTGGATCCGCCGGAGAGTTGTGCAGTGTGTTTGTATGAGTTTGATGGCGGAGATGAAATCCGGCGGCTGACAAACTGCCGGCATATATTCCACAGGAGTTGTTTAGACCGGTGGATGGACCATGATCAGAAAACATGCCCACTTTGCCGGACACCATTAATACCTGATCATTTGAAAGATTCTTTTAATGAAGGGTTGTGGGCTGCTTCCGGTATCGGTGAGTATTACGACGAGTCGTCGTCGGAGATGGTTAGTGAATTCTAGACATTGGAATTAAATTCCAATAGTAGTTTTGtctcttttttttcccccttttttttgGTATTAACTTTTTAGTTTAGTTAGTAGAGAAAGAACGGTGATACTGCGATTGTATTATAcggaatatatatgtatacacaaatatatatgtcaaaaaagtaatagaagaaaaaaaaaaaaaaaagcagagCTTTCATGGTTAAAGTTCcttcatattatttatttatttattaatttttttttcatgaagTTGCTAAATAGAAAAGGAAATGTGGAGGGATGTGACTTCGTGTTTTTGGCTTTGCTATAggtattaatgtattatatatttttccaacCATTACaggatatttttttaaaatgcatGCAGTTAGTTTAAAGTTCTAGCTTAACTATTTAGATGGGaaattttttaaagttcttaactatatttttaaagttcttaacCATTACAGGATATTTTTCCAACCATTTGGAAATTCTGAAAATTATACTCCGTAATATAAAAATGAGTTAAAACAAAATGCATAAAAAAGTGGGGAGAGATTTTGTCTGAGCAAACTTTGTCTCTTTGGaggtaaaatatgaaatatgatcataaatTATTGATGGTAAAAATTTAAGATGTTACTTGATGTTTGATTAGAGTCATGGATGCCTTCACAACTCTTGGCAAgaaaatgaccgatagaaatatATCGTGTGGTCTTCAAAAAATTTACCAAATTGTTAAGGGTTAGAAAACTAAAGGTCAAAAGTTGTcaaaaatttgtcaaaataaaaaaaaacaaataaaagagaaaTTTGCTGAAAAAGGAAACCAAAGAAAACTACAATCGGCTCTACTAGGCCAAATGGCCAATGGACACTTTGCCAAAAAGTGCCGGAAAATGGGAGGTAAGTGAACCGATATATCAAAGTGAACCGAAGGAAAAACCGATAACACCCTTGAGTAATGAAATTTTGCCGTTGAAAAAAAATGCGTACATAACAATTATTTTGTTTAGCAAACCGTTATAGAAAAATAATGTTTAGATGTAAGAGGTACAACTGTATCCAAGAATTGATCACGCACGCTTCGTGAAAGGAGGGAAGTTTGCATACGGATGCAACAATCCTATAAAATGGTGTGATCCAACATAtactaaatatttaaaaattggtAAACTTAATGGGGTTAGTAACTTAGTATATTTGATAGAAGATCCGGATTCAATctttaatattgatattaaattagTATTAGAGTAGTTTAAGAATCTTACATCTTTATTCTTTTGAGTAGTTTTAGATACATAATTTACTCCCAAAGTCATCATACTGTTATAAGTCATGTAAATTGTACAATCATAACTaactaaactaaccaactattcTTATTACGTACATGTAAAGCAAACTATATATGGTATTATGGTGTCATATCATGCCAAAGCCCGACGCATCCGGGTTGGTTGTGCTCAAAACATGACCATAGTCATCATTTTATTCTTCATCTtattagatgatatatatgaaCCAACAAATTATCACAATTTTATTGAGTCATCGACAAAAGTATAGATCATAAGTTAACTGGTCACAATGGGTCTCTTACAATTGAGACAAAGGAAGACAATAAATCATTCACCAATGCATGTTAGTTCATTACTAATGGAGCCTAGACTTGGATGTGAAATTTTAAAGATGTGAGTTGCATTTTTTAAGGTGTCTAAATTATGTGAGAATTAAGATGAAAGTATTATACCGATATCATATGTCTCATATTGGGTGAATTGATTGGTATCTAATTATGGTATCGAGCTTAAAGTTGTTCCCATTATCTTTTGTTATAACACAACACTACTACTAGTCTactaggtaggtaggtaggtatgAAAAGGTAGGCTTCTTCTTTATCGATCTGTAAGGCAGAACTACATGAAACTGATGTAGCTTTAATTTTCCTGTTTgtcttttaaaatttagataCGGTAGTAGctagtattaaaataagaaaaatgttacTCGGACTATATTACTACGTACAAAGAAGGAAATAAGAAGGTTCCTTGGTTGTAAGTAGCTAGTGATCCAATCTGGAAAGCCCGTAGAAGTAATCATCCCATTAACGCGTATTTATTATTAGTCTACTACACAAACACTAGTCAACTTTCAACATCCCTTCACCTTTTCTctttcttattatatttattctttttctttcactttttgtAATTTTCGATTGTCTATACTATGTCCATCctataaatcataaaatatcTAGATTTCATAGAGGGTTCAACAAAACGGTTAACTGGAAAATAAACGCCGCATTCAAGATATAAGAATAGGCATCGCAGAAGAGAACAaaccaaaacatatataacgTGTTAATAATGATGTTGTACCTTTTTATTTCGCTACAATAATTCCCCACACAGACCAAAATACATGCCTTGTTACATATTTTGATGATTAATATTGAAATAATTATAGTGACCTCTAAAATTGAAGACCATCAATGTTCAAACTTTTTTGCAAAAATACCAAATTATTGTTCGTTGTTAGTTAAAGATCGATAAGGTTTAAAAGCCTATCAAAATACAATGCTACAATCTTATAGCAGTCACGTTTAGATCAGGATGGGTTGagtcaacaacaacaacaatggtTGACTTGAATTTTGTTGACTTGAATTATTCACATCATATCTTTAGTAGTAATTAGTTAGGACCAGTACTAGCATCACCAAGTCCACCGAACTTAAATTTGTGCCAACACTCCCCATCCcatctatctaccaataaattaaaaaaaatctaaaacaagattgacatattattaaaaaaacacatgacGTAATCCTTCATCGACAtgtatccttttaatttatctacattattaaattaacttttttaattgtatatataatcaatttaCTTATTAAACCTAGAATTAAAGTCTAACTCttagtttatatatacaaaacacatattatactaaattttaataaatatgtctctttttctttctcatttcttcaacttttattacttatattacttataataagttaataacatgaaaactttaaaaaattgagtttaaaatccaaaatcaaaagactATTTGTCGTCATTCTTTATGTTTAcaaatttcaattttgatgtgattttaaaaatttaaggtaaatctaaaactttaactaaacatatagtatatttatcattactatttattataacttagtttcgatcatcggtttactttaactacagtttattttatactcacaaATCATTTATGAgatatttgaatttctttataatacaatctCTATAACTACTGTATATCAtacgagtattaggactagtaatataactaaaagatgagGTTGGGAGTACACTTAGCACCTCTAATCCCCTTCTTTTAACCTAATactccctccttattaatcatccattttttgtaatatttatttaataaaaaataccgacctttaataaaaaaaatcttataagccaacacatgttaaccatcatctacgactccgtgttgtgaaCAACCCGAAGACAATTAAAACGTTcaagatggtctttgttgatgaattgttatgtatttttaaaattatatactttgcattttttgtttctctttttatttaactaaggttgaaaaaaaggtaaactgaaatcaatatttatatggagttaattaccatatgtttcttctttagatttcgtattaattaagttgtgatctggaatcaatatttatatgaagttaattttcatatgttaattaagtttcttctttagctttcgtattcattaagttgtgatattggtcaaaTACTTTTTGtttaacaattattataagatttatatatcttgagactaccAGTCTAATGAACGGATCTGAGCACTGGTCTCATTATATGGTGCATTATTAAATAAAGTTCTTTTAATCAATCCACGTGTGACGTGTGAAATTACATTATTctcatgtgtgtgtgttttaataattaagCCGCCTTTAGCACTAACCCTTTTTACTTACTTCCACACAAGAGCAAATTGAATATAACATTTGACCAACTAAATTACGagtagttgttttttttttaaagaaacttATAATGTACAAGGGTATACAATTACATACAAAAATTGAAACAATTCTAATCCTTCCAACTCAAGTCTccgtttctctctctaaatgTACTTATTTTTTAATAGGCTGGTccaagtaaaataaaaaaaataaagagcttATAGATTGAAATATTCCAGTAGTGAATTTATAAAACCAAGTACCTAAGCTACTTCAAAAGTTTACAACTAAGTACATGATCGATAATTGTAtgatatacaaatacaaatgcATATACACAACCTATGAAAGATTTTAGTCTCACCAAGAAGTATTTACCTAGTAGAAACTACACTGCTACTTATATAACAACTCAAGAAACTTAATTTACGTTATTGCCTGCAAAATAACACATGATACCGATATGGTTAATTTACATATAATGTGGTGGTGGGTGGCCTTGACCATGAGATGGAGGAGGTTGAGAAGGATAAGGTGCAGGTGGGTAGCCTTGATGTTGTGGTAGTGGTGGAGGATAAGGAGGGTATCCTGGATAGGGGGCGGGTGGGTAGCCTTGATGTGGTGGAGGATAGCCTTGATAGTGGGCAGGTGGGTAGCCTTGATATTGTGGAGGTTGTGGTTGCCCATATGGTTGTGGGTAACCGTACTGTGGTTGTCCGTATTGTAAATGTGGTGGCGGATATGACTGATCAATTCTTGACATTTCCTGGACCGGAGGAACTTCCATTGGACGCATTCCAAATTTTCCATCTCGTTTGTCCATTTCAGCCTTGTGTTGTGTCTGCAAGGCAATTACTCCACACCAAATTCCGTTAGTGAAACTAATGTAACAAAGCACAATGGCTTTTTTGATAGTTCTAAGAGATCATCAATCTAAACAATCTTGTTTAAAGTAGAGGTCGCAATTTCAATCTATTTGATTATGAGTGATTAATTTGGTTATGCTAACTTAGTAAAATATTGaaaggaaatgggtcaaacgggtcaaaatttGCCCAAAGTGCACATATTGATAATACATAAGACCTTCTAAATCATTCATTcacaaaattattatttgaaatCAACTAAAAAAGGGACAATAAGGTCAACCCAAACTAGCCCATTCAAGCCAAATACAAAAACTTCCAGTTTTTGACCCATAACTCTAGTAGCCAACCCACTCATTAagttaccttttaaaaaaagttcaagAACAAGTGATAATGATAAGAAAGCGTTAAATTAGGTCATAGAAAGCTCTTTATGGTTTTGATACATTAAGATAAAGACTCAAATACCTGCATACATGCGCAAACCCTGCAAAAACAAACCACAAGATCGATATAAATATTTGGAGTTTTAACGACATGTATAAAAttgaagagaaaagaaaatggaCAACGTACGTGCAAAAAACCATATCCGCTAAGCAATTCAGCAATTGAGATGCATCATTGAGTTCATCACTTCCAAGAATGCAAGCAATTATGGAAAAAATACACGCTACTTGTTGAAGGCAAACCATACAACCCTGATCACAATGGGAAATTGATCAAACCATCGATGGATTAATTAATGATATGTATGAGGTAACTTGAAAGTTGACACCGAGAGATTACGTACAATGATGCAATTATCACATTTCGTTGTTTTTATGTTGAACTCATCTTGCAGCATAAAGCGAGTACTAGCAACTGAATTTCCAAAGCAAAATACGACCTGATAAATACAGATATGTAAGCATTGTATGCATATGTAGTATAACTTTGAATTTAGTCAAGCATCAGCCTATAATCAATAAATGTTATTCTTTCTaaaacgaatatatatatacctctgTGCAAAGACAAAACTTAGGGCATTTACGTTCTCGACATTTTCCACTGCAGGGCATATATCCACCACAACATGTATACCTAGATCAAGCGACGAAAGTTTAACAGTTTATTAGATGAAAAATCTCAATACATCAAGTTTAGTTGTTGGGATAAAAGTATTTACCTTGACATGTCACCATAGAGAGCTCGTTTACGAAGCTTGTATGATGCACATGGTCCACTGTAATTTAAAAGCGTTTAAGAAACATCAATAGTAAATTAGTAAGGAAACTGATTATAGATATAAGATCATTAGTAAATGTTGGAAccccatatatatagatagaattCTGTAGACACCAATTGTTGGTTCAATTCAAGGGACTATATGTCCCCTAGGCAGAAAGCATATGAAGGGTTTCTTTTCTAATGATTAGGAACCTTATATGGCCATTAGGTTGGTTTTCTTTTCTACGTTTGTGGCTCCGTTTATTGGAGTTTATAGTATGTACATTTTAAATATGTCTTTGATATTGATCATGAATCTAAATCAGATTcctctttattatattatatgcaaAGATATTAAAAATAGATCTGTTATAGATAAGCTGATGGAAATATCATCAAAGATTGAGGCGCTTACCAGAATAACGAATAACAGCAATCTACAACAGgaaaagaaaacatatgaaTTATAATTGATTTGTAAAGGAATCAAAACTTATAAAGGTAATGAAAACGAAATTATGGATGATATAGATTATATTACAAGGAGTATCTGCAGCCATGATGCTCATAAGATCCGTATGCCATACATTCTGGTAGCTCTTACGGAGCTTCATCTTGTGAACATGTTCCTTGCCCTTACCCATTGTACGATTCCTTTcacaaccgatcaatctcaaaCATTCAACAATAAATGGATTTTTGATTTGATCAAATCAGCCGAGTTAGGAACCAATGAATGCAGATCCAATCAAATCGAGAAAATAAACCTCAAAAGCTTCCTGGTTTCCCCAATTTTATGATTAATCCCGAAAGCCGTATATCTAGAGTTTTGATTATGGAAATGAGAGAATGAGAAATGATCCTGAACCTGAATTTAGAAATTTGATACTTTTAGAAAATGCCCGTGTATTATTTACATGTTTTAGGTGTAGTTCTTTTTTAGAGTTGTAAACATAAATATAGTAAGTAACCGTTGTATAAATTGTGCTTAAAAATCTGTTgaagttatatatttgtatccaACTCGGAGTTTAAACATGTAGAATCTGAGGTCCCTTGTAAGTTCTTTTATGGGCCCAATGTCTCAGTAAAGCCGCCGGGGTCATCAGTCATCAACCTCCATAGCAGATTCTTTTTGTTCTTCAGAAAGTTTGGGACTCGTCAGACTACTAAGAGAAAGGGAAGATAGAATGTTTAAAGAATCCTAGCCTTCACTTAGAAATGTATGTAACTAAAAGCATACCATAAGGGCAAAGCTTGAAGTGAGATTTAGTGATGCTAATGACTCTATGAAACATGTTAGCAAGAAACACGTGCACCTGGTCATCAACCTCCGTAGCATATTCTTCTTATTCCTTAGAAAGTTCGGGATTGGTCGCATTGCTTAGAGAAAAGAATGTTGAAGAATCCTTCCCATTGTAAGCTTGAAGTGAGGTTGTTAATGACTTTACAAAAGATGCTCGCAAGTAAGAAAAGAGGCCGGCCTGTTTCTTGTAACTAACATGAGTAGCAAATAAGCAAACCTACCAACCTAGTTGTGGTGTGATGGCAGGCAGCAGTAGAACAAGAGGTGGTGTTGGTGACGGCGGCAGAAACCGCTGTATAGCAAACACGTGGTTTCGGTGGTGATGGCAGTAGTAGTACATGTGGTGACGGTGGCTCTAGAGCATGCAGGGGGGTGGTAGTTCCGGCAACGATAGAacagatggtggtggtgacaggTGATAGTGGCGGCAGAAGATTAAGTAGCGGTGGGGCAGCGACAATAGAGGTGGTGGTGTAGGTGGCGGCGGCAGCAAAACAGGTGGAGGTGGTGGCTGCGACGGAAATAGAGCAAGTGATGGTGCTAGCGACTGTAGATCAAGTGGGCTATGATTACCATTCCTCTAATTTAATGAATATAGTCCATTTCCCATTATTAAACAATGATTCTTTACTCTTAACCAAACATGCTTACTCATTACCTTTCCCATTTTTTACCTCCCAACATCGTTAATCAAGCATCCCTTTAGTATATTGTTTTGAATATATGGTATACGTAAGActattgttagaatatgaacacataaacatacataatcacgagtaagcgcaacggaaaaaatcgaaacatatatgcaatcaaattaattaacaaagactagaattgagtcgtgtaccttatgcaagctccaataaagataataataaaattattagtaATGCTTAgttttaaagcaaaacccctctacgatcgcacactagacaccccgaaaaacgtatgctagtactcgatcacaaaccaaacaaccttttgcttgaaccttaacttcaaagtcgaaacccctcaagaagaaggaatttcggccacttcaaagcaaggaagaaaaaggaggaatttgcttatgtgaaaaagtatattaaaaaccaagaattaagTCTCTATTTATAGGGCTTAATTAGGGTTAACATATCTTGAAAAATAAGCAACATAAAGGCTTAAAAAGGCCTCCATATTGCCGTCCCCCTACATGGGctttaggtccaagtccattttccgattttcacattttaattctcctctttaatcaattaaatataattaaccctttaattaatcatttcgtgatcaaactaattaatatattactttaatatatcaattaatattatcgagttaccgtgtcatttcgtgtgacctcgtaggcttaaattattcccggatatgctatttataataaaatgatcacactccaacaactATCTCTAAGGAACGACATTAGACGTTCTTCACTCTTCGACATATAATTCTTTAACGTCcttacaaatatttaaaatctttttatttacatCAAACTATACAAAAatcattacatatttttatattttttgtatcaTCATACATCAttacatatttcatttcataggtCTTTGACCTTGAGGGGTCCGGGTCCACTTTTCACATTTGTGGGGCGGATTAATTGGGGATTTTTTGAGGTGTCCTGAGTTTCATCTCAAacatgcgtgtaatttaggagtagatCTAGATTAGAACGTCGTTTGAAAAAACATTATGTACTCTCACCGTCCCACTAAATGTGTcgtattttgaattttcaaagtctttatttataaatgttgACCTtatgtattttgatttattttacattatataatattttatgaatattatattaataaaaaatctaTATGAAACTCAATCgattcatctatatatatatatataaagtttctaTATTCGCATAAATTGTTCtgtaattaataatataactatctgttactaattttttttatttatattatcagTTAGCCCGCATTACACGCCACAACTTAGCAAgggtataaaaaattaaaaatcatatcctttttctttttcaaagccGAAGCTGATTTCAACCCCGGCCTATCCCCTCTTTCACTCTTTTTTCATCACCGCCGCCAAACCACCGTCAACCCGTTATACGTCGGAATAAGTTCAGGTAAATCtttcaagatttttttattagttgtatAATCTTTTATTGTTACATAGTTTTGAGCTATTTCTATGTGCACGCCAACTGTTTGATAAAATTCCCCAATGAACAACACATACTTTTCACACATACATATTAGTTAAATAGTTAATTtcataaagtaaatatataatcacACTTGATGAAATGGTTTATATTTTAGATGAAAAGAATGATAGCATTGGGGTTTGAAGGATCAGCCAACAAGATTGGTGTTGGCGTAGTGACACTAGACGGGACGATTTTATCGAACCCACGACACACTTACATTACCCCAGCGGGTCAAGGATTTCTCCCTCGCGAAACTGCGCATCATCATTTGGAACATGTTCTCCCGTTAGTCAAAGAAGCGCTTGAAACTGCTCAAATTACGTTAAAGGATGTTAACTGCCTTTGTTACACGAAAGGTCCAGGAATGGGTGCTCCGTTGCAAGTTGCTGCTATCGTTGTACGGGTCCTTTCGCAGCTGTGGAAGATTCCCATTGTGGGTGTGAATCATTGTGTTGCTCATATTGAAATGGGGAGGCTTGTCACTGGTGCTGATGATCCAGTCGTTCTTTATGTTAGTGGCGGAAACACACAGGTGACTGTTTTAGTACTGCTGTTATTGTAATTCGTAATTTCAAGAGTGAATGGCTTTTTAAACCATTGATACTAACAGAAAAAGAAGTTAGGCAGAATGTCATATTTTGCACGCAAAAAATGTAGTAACTTTGGACAAATGGTATGAAATGTTTTGTTGGCATTTTTGCAAAAACAATTGTTAGTGTACAAAGAAGAAGCAAATACACAATCACTAAAAAGTCAGTTACCCTTCCTAATATTATATcgattcttattttatttatctgtAAACAGGTGATTGCATACAGTGAGGGCAGGTACCGAATATTTGGGGAGACAATTGATATAGCTATAGGTAATTGTTTGGACCGGTTTGCTAGAGTTTTAATGTTGTCGAACGATCCTAGCCCGGGGTACAATATTGAGCAGGTGTGAtattgtaacatttttttttctgtttagTTTGCTATATAAAACTATTACCTTTTCTAGCATTCTCGTTAAAATGGAGAGATTATTTTGATTGAGGTCTACTAGTCTCTTATCTATTATGAGTTCAATATAATGCGTTAGTAACTTAGTAGTAACTTAGTATATGTATGGGGGGAAAAGAATATGCAAGTTCATAGGTGGGTAACCATATAAGTATGCATTGAAGATGGATTCATTTATCTGTGCTTACTAACCCTGGATTTTGTTTGGTTATTTGTATTTTTCGTCAGCTTGCGAAGAAGGGAGAGAAGTTTATAGA includes these proteins:
- the LOC122578678 gene encoding probable tRNA N6-adenosine threonylcarbamoyltransferase produces the protein MKRMIALGFEGSANKIGVGVVTLDGTILSNPRHTYITPAGQGFLPRETAHHHLEHVLPLVKEALETAQITLKDVNCLCYTKGPGMGAPLQVAAIVVRVLSQLWKIPIVGVNHCVAHIEMGRLVTGADDPVVLYVSGGNTQVIAYSEGRYRIFGETIDIAIGNCLDRFARVLMLSNDPSPGYNIEQLAKKGEKFIDLPYVVKGMDVSFSGILSYIEAEADQKLKSNECTPADLCYSLQETLFAMLVEITERAMAHCDKKDVLIVGGVGCNERLQEMMKVMCGERGGKLFATDDRYCIDNGAMIAYTGLLEYAHGATTPFEESTFTQRFRTDEVWAVWRDKTESSKTMTQ
- the LOC122579686 gene encoding brassinosteroid-responsive RING protein 1-like; this translates as MGFPVGYTELFLPKLLIHVLTLLGLIRKIISGVFRLLGLGEFLEPDFSTDPTETESYNQFQSVSAMLLRELLTVVKYSELVDPPESCAVCLYEFDGGDEIRRLTNCRHIFHRSCLDRWMDHDQKTCPLCRTPLIPDHLKDSFNEGLWAASGIGEYYDESSSEMVSEF
- the LOC122580369 gene encoding leucine-rich repeat extensin-like protein 2 — its product is MGKGKEHVHKMKLRKSYQNVWHTDLMSIMAADTPYCCYSLFCGPCASYKLRKRALYGDMSRYTCCGGYMPCSGKCRERKCPKFCLCTEVVFCFGNSVASTRFMLQDEFNIKTTKCDNCIIGCMVCLQQVACIFSIIACILGSDELNDASQLLNCLADMVFCTVCACMQTQHKAEMDKRDGKFGMRPMEVPPVQEMSRIDQSYPPPHLQYGQPQYGYPQPYGQPQPPQYQGYPPAHYQGYPPPHQGYPPAPYPGYPPYPPPLPQHQGYPPAPYPSQPPPSHGQGHPPPHYM